DNA from Amycolatopsis sp. DSM 110486:
CGGCGGCGTGTAGAGCGTGCGCTCGCGGGCCAGTACGACCGTGGACGTCGGGCCTTCCAGCACGGAACCGTCGGCAGCGGTGAAGATCACATCCTGTGCGCCACGACGGCCTGCCTCGCGCAGGGCGGCCATGTTCACGGCGTACGAAACGGTCTTCGCGCCCAGCAGCAGCCACGGCGCGCGCTCGGCGACCTCGGGTCCGAAGCCGCGTTCCAGTGTCACCGCGGCGACGCCCTCGGCGCGGGCGCGGCGCACCTTCTCGTCGATCTCCATGCCGATGGCGAACGCGGTCGGCGTGCCGGCCGGATCGCCGTCGACACCCCGCGTGAACACGAGTTTCAACGCGATTTCCCGACCACCGGCCCAGTTGTCGATCACGGCGCGGGCGGCCGTCTCGAAGGCGGCGAGGTCGGGCGCCGGCAGCTCCAGCATCGCCGCGGAACGGGCGAGTCGGTCGAGGTGCGGGCGCAGTTCCCGCGGTTTTTTATCAGCCACGAGGATGGTCTCGAACACCCCGTCTCCGCGCAGCAAACCGAGGTCGTCCACACGAATGTGGGCGGCTTCGGGGTCGGCCAGGGTTCCATCGAGGAAGGCGAGGACGCGCATAGTGTCACGGTACTCACCTAGTCTTGTGGTTATGGCCTACCGCTCGCCGTTGCTCGAAGCCCCCCGCTCGATCGCCGCGCCTGACGGACACCCCGAGGCGGGAGTTCCGTGGCACTGGGGCGATCCGTTCGCCGAGCAGCGCACCGCCGCCCGCGGCGTGGTCGTGATCGACCGCTCGCACCGCGAAGTCCTGGCTGTTTCAGGCGAAGAACGCTTGAGCTGGCTGCACCTCGTGATCTCCCAGCACGTGACGGAGCTGCCCGAAGGGTCCGGCACCGAAGCCCTCGTGCTCGACAGCCAGGGTCACGTCGACACGCACTTCGTGCTGGCACACCTCGACGGCACCGTCTGGCTCGACAGCGACCCCGGCCCCGTCGCGACGAGCGCACTGCCCAAGGGCGGCAAGCAGACGTTGCGTGAATACCTCGAGGCGATGAAGTTCTGGTCGAAGGTCGAGATCCGCGACGCCACAACGGAACTCGCCGTCCTCACCGTGCTCGGGCCCGAGTCCGAACGCGTGCTCACCGCGGTCGGGGTGGAGGTCGGCACCGAGCCGTATTCCGTGTCGGCGTTGCCCGGCGGCGGTTTCGCGCGCCGCATGCCGTGGCCGTCTCGGTCCAGTGTGGACCTTCTTGTGCCGCGCGAAGAGCTCGCGACGTGGTGGCAGCGCCTCACCGACGCGGGCGCGCGCCCGGCCGGCAGCTGGACGTTCGACGCGCTGCGCGTGGAATCGCGGCACCCGCGGGTCGGCGTGGACACCGACGACCGCGCCATCCCGCACGAGGTCGGCTGGATCGGCAGCGCCGCCCACGTGGCGAAGGGCTGCTACCGCGGCCAGGAAACCGTCGCGAAGGTGCACAACGTCGGGCGCCCGCCGCGCTACCTCGCGCTGCTGCACCTCGACGGTTCACCCGAGATCACGCCCGAAACAGGTGACCCGGTGCGCCTTGGCGAACGCGTGGTGGGCCGCGTGGGCACCGTCGTGCAGCACCACGAGCTCGGCCCGATCGCGCTGGCCCTGGTCAAGCGCTCCGTGCCCGCGGGCGCGGAACTGCTGGCCGGCCTGGGGAAAGACGACGCGGCCGAGGATTCTGAAAACAACACTGACCGCACCGTTCAGGCCATCGTGGACCCGGACTCCGTGCCGGGTGAGCACGCCGCCCCTGGTCGGGAGGCCGCACAACGGTTGCGGGGCTGAAGTGAACCCGGCGGTAGCATTGTCGGGGAATCTAGAGCAGGATGTGCCCGTGATCGAAGTGCGTCCCGGTGGGCGACGGCGGATCGACCGCGTCCTCGCCCCGGGATACCTCACCGGACTCGGCGACCTGCCGCTGCCGGTGCTGCGCGAACGCCGTGACGAGGCCGCGCAGGAGGAGACCGACCTCTCGTACCTGCGCCGGCTGCTGCACGCGCGGATCGACATCGTGCGCGCGGAGCAGCAGCGCCGGTCGTCCGGTGGCGTCAACAGCATCGTCGACCAGCTCGCCACGATCCTCGCCGACAACGCGCTCGGGCCCGCCACCGGTTCCGGGCGCCACCAGCAGCTCGAACCCTCGCGTGCCGGCGAGCACCGCCGCCACGCCGAGGCGCTGATCGGCGACACGGACCTCACCGACGTCGGCACGCTGTCCGACGGCAAGCTCGCCTCCGCGCTCGACACGTACGCCACCGAGGAGTCTTCGGTGTCCACGTTCCGGCGTCAGGTGCAAGGCGTGATGGACACCCTCAACGCCGAGATCGCCGGCCGCTACCAGCGCGGCTCCGCGACCGTCGACGAGCTGCTCGACTCCGAGCTCGGACGCACCGAAGAGTGACGGAACCGGTTCTCGTCGAGGTCGAGCGGTCCGGCCTCGTGGAAAGCGTGCACCGCGGTTCGCTCGTGATCACGGCGCCGGACGGCAGCGTGATCCACGAGGTCGGCGGCGTGACGAGTCCGGTGTTCCCGCGGTCGTCGACCAAACCCCTGCAGGGTGTCGGCATGCTGCGCGCCGGCCTGGACCACGACGGCGCGGACCTCGCGCTGGCCTGCGGTTCCCACTCCGGCGAGGCCGGCCACGTCGAGCGCGTCGCGGCAATGCTCGCGGCGGCCGGCCTCGACGAGTCGGCGCTGGCCTGCCCGCCCGCGTACCCGCTGCACGAGCCGACGATGCACGCGGCGACCGAACCGCTGCGCGTCACGATGAACTGCTCCGGCAAGCACGCCGGCATGCTCGCCACCTGCGTCGCCGCGGGCTGGCCGACCGACGGTTACGAGCAGTCGGGCCACCCGTTGCAGAAGGCACTCGCCGACACCGTGGTGGAGCTGACCGGGGAACCGATCGCCACCACCGGCGTCGACGGCTGCGGTGCGCCGCTGTTCGCCTACTCGCTCACCGGCCTGGCGCGGGCGTTCGGTCGGTTGGTGCGGGCTTCTGCGGGGTCCGAAGAGCTGCGCGTCGCCGACGCCATGCGCGCGCACCCGTGGCTGGTCGCCGGCACGGACCGGGAGGACACCGCGCTGATGGGCGCGGTGCCGGGGCTGCTGTCGAAGATCGGCGCCGAGGGCGTGCTGGCGTTCGCGCTGGCCGACGGCACGGCGGTGGCGCTGAAGATGTCGGACGGCGCGAAGCGCGGCTGCGCGCCGCTGGCCGTGGCGGTGCTCGCGTACCTGGGCGTGGACGTTTCCGACCTCGAAGCCCTCGCGAACCCGCCCGTGCTCGGGGGTGGCCGGCCCGTGGGCCGGCTGCGCGTCAGTTGGAGCGCTCCCTAGCCGCGAGGTCGCCCCAGAACTCGCGCAGCTCGGAGAACAGCTCGGCCAGCTCCTCGACGTTGCCGGTGCGCAGGGCCTCGAGGATGTCGTGGACCTCCTCGGCCGTGGTGTCGGACTCGAGGATCGCATCGGCGAACAGCTGTACCAGGCCGCCGTAGTCCAGTTCCACTACGGAGTCGGGGTCGAAGCTCTCCAGCCACTGGCGCGTCTGCGACAGCACGCGGCCCGGACCGGAGTCGCCGAACGCGGCCTCGATCAGCTCGCCGGCCTCGACCGCGCGGGTCAGCGCGTCGGACATCGACATGCGCCACGAAAGCTCGCGCACCGGATCGTCCTGGCCGGAGCCGAGCACGAGCTTGCGCTCGTCGGGGTCGACGAGGACGAACCACGGCAGCGGCACGGTCCAGGTGGTGGTGAGCGTGTGGGCGGCGGCCGTGGTCAGGTCGGCCATCGCGGCCTTCGTGCGCGAGCGGGCGCGGTCGGCCGAGACCCCGCCGGCGTCGAGCACGGCGTTCTTCAACGCCGGGGTCGCGTCGCCGAGGAACGTCACCAGCGCGGCGGCCGCGCGGGCGCGCAGTTCGAGCGGGCAGACGAACGGGCCGGCGCCGGGGTGCCCGGCCGGCACCTCCGCCGGGTCGAGCACGAGGACGTCGGTCAGCAAGCTCGGCGCGGGCCGGCCGTCGGCGAGCTCCGCGGGCAGCAACCGGGCGGGCGCGGCGGCCTGTGACTTGAGCCACACGGCCTGCTCGCGTTCGCCGATCGCGGCTCGGCGCAGCTTCGCCGCGGCGACGGCTTCACGCAGGCGGTCGTCGGGCGGGTCACCGAGCGCGAGCAGGGGTTCGTACACCCTCAGATACGCCACGAAGGGACGGAGCACCTGAGCATCGTGGCACGCCCACCTGCGCGGATCACCCCCGACAGGCCGGTAACCAGCGTCCGGCGGACACTGTCGCCACCGGCACACCGTGCCACGTCGCATCGAACCCCCGGGACACGGTACGGTGTGACCAGGAAAGAACTGTCGAGACGATGCGGGGCCGCCGATTCCCCCGGCCGCCCCGCCCCTGTGCGAGGGGGTCGAGCCATGGGGCGCGGCCGGGCTAAGGCCAAGCAGACGAAGGTGGCGCGCGAGCTCAAGTACAGCTCCCACGACACCGATTTCGATGCTTTGCAGCGCGAGCTGTCGAGTGATTCCTCTCCCGGCAACGGGCATGAGGACGAGGACGACAACGAGGACCCGTACGACGACGGGTACGACGAATACCGGCGTTGAGCAGACGCGAGACGCGAGGGTGGAGTCCGGGCACTGCCCGGCACCACCCTCGCGCGTCGCGTGCTGCCCATTTTCTGTGCCTGCGTGACGAAGGAGCTAGCCGGTGACAGACATTCAGCGAGTCGGCGTTGTGGGTGCCGGGCAGATGGGCTCGGGCATCGCCGAGGTGCACGCCAAGTCGGGTTTCGACGTGGTGATCACCGAGGTCAGCCGGCCTGCTCTCGACGCCGGCAAGGCGCGCATCGAGAAGTCGCTGCAGCGGGGCGTGAAGAACGGCAAGCTGTCGCCCGAGGACGCCGATGCGGCGCTGGGCCGGCTGCGCTTCACCACGGAGCTGGCCGAGCTCGCCGACCGTGACCTCGTGATCGAGGCGATCCTCGAGCAGGAACAGGCCAAGGTCGACGTTTTCGGGCAGCTCGACAAGATCGTCTCCCGGGAAGACGCGATCTTCGCGTCCAACACCTCGTCGATCCCGATCGTGAAGATCGCCATGGCCACGAACCGGCCGCAGCAGGTCGTCGGCATCCACTTCTTCAACCCCGTGCCGGTGCTGCCACTGGTGGAGCTGGTCCCGTCGCTGCTGACGGGCGACGACACGGCCCGCCGCGCCGAGGAGCACGCCGGGGCCTTGGGCAAGACGGTGATCCGCGCCCAGGACCGCGCCGGCTTCATCGTCAACTCGCTTTTGGTGCCCTACCTGCTCTCGGCGATCCGCATGGTCGAGTCCGGCTTCGCCACCGCCGAGGACATCGACCGCGGCATGGAGCTCGGCACCGCCCACCCGATGGGCCCGCTGCGCCTGTCGGACCTCATCGGCCTCGACACCGTGAAGGCCATCGCGGACTCGATGTACGACGAGTTCAAGGAGCCCCTCTACGCGGCCCCGCCGCTTCTCCTGCGCATGGTCGACGCGGGTCTGATGGGCAAGAAGTCCGGTCGGGGCTTCTACACCTACTGATTTTCGACGTGCTCGACGAGGCCAGGCGTTCGCTCAGGGTCGGGTGAACGCCGCTCGCCGAGCCGCGCGGCGCAGGATCGTGAGGATGGCCGGGCCCAGGACCAGGATCGCGACGAGGTTGGTGATCGCGCGGCCCGTGTCCCAGCCGAGTGTGGACGTCAGCACGGTGAAGACCAGGAACCGGTGCAGGTTCGCGCCCAGCGGCGCGCCCGGCACGAAGTCCAGCGCCGACGTGCCCGCGAGGAACGGCCACGTGAACATGCTCATCGCGAGCCCGTAGAAGTACGCGGCCACCACGCCGTAGACGGCGAGCAGCGCGATCTCCCAGCGGCCGCGCACACCCCGCGGCAGCAGCCCCGCACCCAGGCCGACCAGCGAAGACGCGAGCATCTGGAACGGCAGCCACGGCCCGACGCCGCCCGTGAGCAGCGCGGACGCGAAGAGCGAGGTCGCGCCCAGCACGAAGCCGAAGCCCGGGCCGAAGACGCGACCGGCGAGCACGAGCAGGAAGAACACCAGCTCGATGCCGCCCGTGCCGGCGCCGAGCGGCCGCAGCGCCGCGTCGACCGCGGACAGGACACCGAGTAGCGCCAGCGCCTTCGCGTCGAGGCCGCCGCTGGACAGTTCGGCGAGCAGGATCAGGATCAGCACCGGCAGGGTCGCCATGAAGATGAACGGCGCGTCGGCCGTGTGGCCCGAAGGCGGCGTGGACACGAAGAGCGGCCAGCAGAACATCGCCAGGCCGAGGACCACGGCGAGCACGAGCACGGCGGCGGTTCGCAGCCGGATCCGCACGGCGGGCCCGAGGAAGTCCGTCACCTCAGCGCCTGCTCGACCTCGGCGACCGTCAGCCATTCCTGCGGCGCCAGGACCTTCGCGACCTGCGGTGCGAACGCCGGGGACGACACGACGACGTCGGCAGTCGGGCCGTCGGCCACGACCTCGCCTTCGGCCAGCACCACCACGCGGTGCGCGGCCACGGCGACGAACTCGACGTCGTGCGTGGCCAGCAGGATCGCGTGGTCTTCGGCGGCCAACGCGGCCAGCACCGAGGCGAAGTGGCGCTTCGCGGGGTAGTCCAGGCCGCGCGTCGGCTCGTCGAGCAGGACAACGGGCGGCGCGGCGGCCAGCTGCACGGCCAGCACCAGCGCGAGCCGTTGTCCTTCCGAGAGGTCACGAGGGTTCGCAGCCGCGGAGACACCCGAAACCAGCCGGTCCAGCAGTGTCCGGGCCGTGCCCGCGGCGGCGCCCGATTCGACGTCCGCCTGCCGGCACTCGGCGGCCACAGAGTCGAGGTACAGCAGGTCGGACGGCGTCTGCGGCACCAGCCCGACACGCGACCGCGCCGCCCGCGGCCGCACCGACGCCGGGTCCGCCCCCAGCACGTCGACGGTCCCGCCCGAGCGCGGCCCACTGCCCTGCAGCGCCCACAGCAGCGAAGACTTGCCAGACCCGTTGCGCCCCATCAGCGCGACGACCTCGCCCCGGCCCAGCCGCAGGTCCACCCCACACACGGCCGCTACGCCCCCGTAGCGCACCTGCACCCCCTGCGCGGTGAGTGCGTCCTCCGCAGGCACGCCGGCCGCGGCCGGGCGGGTCACCGACGAGAGCCGCTCCCGCAACGGCCCGGCCCGCCGTCGCGCGTCCCGCACCGAGAGCGGCAGCGGCGACCAGCCCGCGAAGCGGCCGAGCTCCACGATCGGCGGCGCCACGTCGGCGTCTGCGAACACCTCCGCCGGCGGTCCGGACCGCACGGAACCGTCGCCCGGCAGGTAAAGCAGCCGGTCGGCGTACTGCGCCACGCGCTCCATCCGGTGCTCCGCGACGACGACCGTGGTGCCGAGGTCGTGGACCAGCCGCGTGATCGCGGCCAGCACCTCCTCGGCGGCCGTCGGGTCGAGGGCGGACGTCGGCTCGTCCAGCACGAGCACGCGCGGGTGCGCCGTCAGCACGGACCCGATCGCCACGCGCTGCTGCTGTCCGCCCGAAAGCGTCCGAAGTGGACGGTCGCGCAGCTCGGCGATGCCCAGCAGGTCGAGCGTCTCCTCCACGCGCTTGCGCATGACGTCGGGCGCCACGGCCAGCTGCTCCATCGCGTACGCGAGCTCTTCCTCGACGGTGTCCGTGACGAACCCCGCGAGCGGGTCCTGCCCCACGACGCCGACCACGGAGGCCAGCTCACGCGGCGGGTGCGTGGCCGTGTCCAGGCCGTCGACGAGCACACGCCCGGCCAGCGTCCCGCCGGTGAAGTGGGGCACGAGCCCGTTGATTGCGCCGAGAAACGTCGACTTGCCGACCCCCGTGCGTCCGGCCACGAGGCACAGCTCGCCTTCCTCCACCACGAGGTCGACGCCGCGCAGCACCGGTGAGGAAGCTCCGTCATAGGTGACGGTGACCTGTGAAAACTCGATCATCGTGCCACCTGGGCGACCGGCAGCGGCCGCGGCGCGAGCCACGCCGGCAACACCGCGATCAACACGGCCAACGTCGGCAGCAAGGGCAACGTCGGCCAGCTCGGCGGGCTCACCGACGTGGCCAGCTGCGCCGGCGGAGCAGCCAGCAGCAGCCCCGCCGACGCGACTCCGCACAGCACCACCAACGTCTCCGGCAACCGCCACGGATCAGGCCGGTACGCCGTCCGCTGGATCCGCCGCCCGCCCAGCACGAACCCGGCGGACGCCACGGCCAAGCCCGCCACCAGCATCGGCACGCCGAGCCAGCTCGACGACCCGTCGAGCACCCCGTACACCCCGACGGCGACCCCGAACAGCCCCGCGAGGACGCAGGTCGCGATCAGCACGCGCACGCGCTGCGCGAGGTAGCCGCGCCGGCCGTAGCCGCGCGAGTCCATGGCCGCTGCCAGCAGGAGCGAGCGGTCCATCGCGTCCGCGAGCACCGGCACGAAAACCCCCTTCACGAACCTCAGGCCCCGCCCGCGGGCCGCCCGCAGCCGCCGCGCGCGCCGCACTCGCTGCACGCTCTCCACCAGCTGCGGCGCCACCGAAAGCGCCACCGTGACGGCCGTGCTGACCTCGGCCAACGCGCCGGGCACGGCCTTGAGCAGGCGTTTCGGGTTGGCCAACGCGTTGGCGGCGCCGACGCAGAGCACGATCGTGGCGAGCCGCAGCCCGTCGTAGAAGCCGCCGAGCAGCTCCTCGGCCGACGTCGGCCCCAGCAGCTCGATCCCGGCGGCCGCGGCGGGCAGCGGGATCGCCGGCAGCGTGAAGAGCACGTGGCCACCGTCCTCGCCGCCGATGAGGATGCGGAACAGCACGCGTGACACCACGATCACGCCCGCGACCAGCGCGTACACGCGAAAAGCCAGCGCCCACGGCGCGTCGCCCCGGCGGTTCACCACCACGAACCCGGCCACGGCGATCACCAGCGTGAGCAGCAGCGGGTTGGTGGTGCGGCTGGCGGCGACGGCGAGCGCGAGCGCCCACACCCACCACGCGCCCGGGTGCAGAGCCCGCGCGTTACCGGGCAGCACGCCTGCGCCGCAGCCCGACGACCACACCCGCGACGACGAGCACCGCGATCACGACGAGCCCGATCACCAGGCTCCACGGGAAGCCGTTGCCGCCGGGATCCGTAGCCGCGGCCGCGGGAACAGGCGCGTTGGCCTTCCGCACCGGTGCCACCCGCGGCGGCGGATAGTCCTGGAAGGACTTGTTGTGCGCGAACGACCAGCCCTCGAAACTCCCGGCCGGCGGCTTCCAGCCCTGCACGCCGACCTGGCTCGAAGCCCACTTGCCACCGTCGGTCGCCGTCCAGAAGCTCCACGACGCGCTCTCGGGCGGCATCCCCGAGCACGACTGGTCGGCCGGTTTGCCCTCGATCTTGCAGATCAGCGCCAGGCCGTACTTGCCGACGCCCGCGAGGTCGAGGCCCGCGTTCTGCATGGCCGCCACGCCGTCGGCCTGCGGCCCGGGCGCGCAGCGGATCAGGGTGTCGCCGCCGAGATCCTGGAAGTCGACGACCACCGTCACGCCCGTGGCGTCGGGGCAGTACCCCGCGGTGCCCTTCCCGGGCACGGTCGCAGTGGCGGTACTCGCGCCGGACAGACCGGCGGTGACCAGGAGCGCGGCCACGGCAAGGAGCCGGGCAGGGAACAACTGCATCGTTGATGAACCTCGCATCGAGTCGGACCACGGCGGGCGATCCGGCTCACGGCCGCACGGGCGGCCGCTCACGGTTGCGGGTCAGCGCCGGATTCCCACCGGCTTCCCCCGATCGTGGTGTACAGCTGACCGACGTTAACCCACCGGAGGTACCCGCCGGAAGCGGCGCCGGACACACCTACACTTCCGGGCGTGGACGTCGGACAGCTGCGCATCGGCCTCGTCGGAACCGGTCCCTGGGCGACCACGGTGCACGCGCCGGGCCTGACCGAACACCCCGGCACCGAGCTCACCGCCGTGTGGGCGCGCCGCATCACCAGCGCCCGTCCGCTGGCCGAGGCCCACGGAGCCGTCGGCACCGACGATCTCGAGGAGCTGTTCTCGCTGGTCGACGCCCTCGCCTTCGCCGTGCCGCCCGCCGTGCAGGCGGAGATCGCGACGCGCGCGGCCGAGGCCGGCAAGCACCTGATCCTCGAGAAGCCCATCGCCGCCGACCTGGCGAGCGCGCAGCGGCTGGCCGACGCCGTGGACAAAGCCGGCGTCGCGTCGCTCGTGATGCTCACGCTGCGGTTCTCCCAGCAGACGCGCGAGTGGCTCGACGGCCTCGCCGCCTCGGGCGGCTGGCGCGGCGGTGGCGCGCGCTGGCTGTCGGGCGCGCTGCTCGGCGGGCAGTACTCGACCTCGGCCTGGCGCCTCGACGCGTCCGGCGGCGCGCTAGCCGACATCGGCCCGCACGCGTTCGACCTGCTCGACGCCGCCCTCGGCCGCATCACCGACGTGCTCGCGGCCCACCGCGGCCCCGATGACCTGTGGCAGCTGATGTTCGCCCACGAGGGCGGCGCCACGAGCACCGCGACGCTGTCGCTGCGGCTGCCGGTTCAGCCGACCGTCGTCGAGGTCGCGGTCTACGGCGAGCACGGCTACCGGACACTCGGCCGCAAGCCAGGCACCGCCGCGGAGTCCTACACGGCCTTGCTGGACGACTTCGCGGCCATGGTCACGAGTGGAACGACCACGCATCCGTGCGACGTCCACCGTGGCCTGCACCTGTCCGCGCTCATCGAGAAGGCGCGCGAGCTCGCCGGGTAGTACACAGGCTCGAACCCTTGTTTTCCGTTGTGGACAAGGCTTTTCACCAAGTCGGCGAAATCCTTCCACAGGGTTGTCCACAGCATCCACTATGGACGGTCCGCGCCTCGACCGAACCACGGGAAGCCGTTTCGCGCCACCGGAAAGATCACCGAATAGTGCGGCCCGCTGAGCATGCCGACTCGAACCGGCGATGCGAAGGTTGATCTTGGGAAGGCGGGAAGAAACAGTTCAGAGGGGTTCGAGAAGGGAAGCGCATGGGCGCCTTGCTGCGCGCTTTCTGGGGGATCATCCCGATCACGGCCATCGCGCTGCCGTACGCGCTGCTCTGCTGGCCCTTGCTCGCCGCACGGAGGCGGCGAAGAAGCAGCGGCATCAGCCTCGGCCACGCGTCGGCGACCGCGGCCGTCGACGTGACGGCGGTGACGATCGGCGCGCTCGTGCTCTGCCTGGTCATCATGCCCGTCGGCGCCGCTTCGGGGAGCACGCTCGATCTCGTGCCCGGTGCCGACCTCTCCGCCGCGCTGTCCGACGACGGTTCGCTCTGGCAAGTCGTCGGCAACCTGCTGCTCCTGTGTCCGCTGGGCGCGCTCGCGCCGCTGCGCCTGCGCCGGCTGCGGTCGCTCAGCCGGATCGCGCTCACCGCCTTGAGCTCGTCCGTGCTGGTGGAGGCCACGCAGTTCCTCATCCACAGCGGCCGCGTGACCTCGACCGACGACGTGCTGCTCAACACCATCGGCGCCACGCTCGGCGCCGCCCTGACCCGCCGCGGCTGGCGCTACTTCGACGTGGTGCCCGTGGTCGCGATCCCGCAGCAGGTGCGGCGGACCGTCTGCAACGCGCCTGTCCGCCTGCGCGTGCCGCGTTCGGTGTGGGACACGCGCTACGCCGGGATGAGCCACCGCGAACGGCGCTGAGTTAAATCGGTTGCCCCCGCTGGGACACTGAAAGCTCTCGGATCTTCGGACGAAGGAACGCCTATGTTTGCCGCCGCTGCTCGCGACGGCCGAGGTCAGGCCTGACGCGAGCCCGTCAGCCGTCCTTCCCATGCCCTGCCCTTCTCGGCAGCGCGCGTGGGTCTCCTTCGACCCCGAAAGGGATCACCCAGCATGTCCGCCCTTCAGGCGTATGTCCGT
Protein-coding regions in this window:
- a CDS encoding folate-binding protein YgfZ yields the protein MAYRSPLLEAPRSIAAPDGHPEAGVPWHWGDPFAEQRTAARGVVVIDRSHREVLAVSGEERLSWLHLVISQHVTELPEGSGTEALVLDSQGHVDTHFVLAHLDGTVWLDSDPGPVATSALPKGGKQTLREYLEAMKFWSKVEIRDATTELAVLTVLGPESERVLTAVGVEVGTEPYSVSALPGGGFARRMPWPSRSSVDLLVPREELATWWQRLTDAGARPAGSWTFDALRVESRHPRVGVDTDDRAIPHEVGWIGSAAHVAKGCYRGQETVAKVHNVGRPPRYLALLHLDGSPEITPETGDPVRLGERVVGRVGTVVQHHELGPIALALVKRSVPAGAELLAGLGKDDAAEDSENNTDRTVQAIVDPDSVPGEHAAPGREAAQRLRG
- a CDS encoding Gfo/Idh/MocA family protein, with protein sequence MDVGQLRIGLVGTGPWATTVHAPGLTEHPGTELTAVWARRITSARPLAEAHGAVGTDDLEELFSLVDALAFAVPPAVQAEIATRAAEAGKHLILEKPIAADLASAQRLADAVDKAGVASLVMLTLRFSQQTREWLDGLAASGGWRGGGARWLSGALLGGQYSTSAWRLDASGGALADIGPHAFDLLDAALGRITDVLAAHRGPDDLWQLMFAHEGGATSTATLSLRLPVQPTVVEVAVYGEHGYRTLGRKPGTAAESYTALLDDFAAMVTSGTTTHPCDVHRGLHLSALIEKARELAG
- a CDS encoding 3-hydroxybutyryl-CoA dehydrogenase → MTDIQRVGVVGAGQMGSGIAEVHAKSGFDVVITEVSRPALDAGKARIEKSLQRGVKNGKLSPEDADAALGRLRFTTELAELADRDLVIEAILEQEQAKVDVFGQLDKIVSREDAIFASNTSSIPIVKIAMATNRPQQVVGIHFFNPVPVLPLVELVPSLLTGDDTARRAEEHAGALGKTVIRAQDRAGFIVNSLLVPYLLSAIRMVESGFATAEDIDRGMELGTAHPMGPLRLSDLIGLDTVKAIADSMYDEFKEPLYAAPPLLLRMVDAGLMGKKSGRGFYTY
- a CDS encoding aminodeoxychorismate lyase → MRVLAFLDGTLADPEAAHIRVDDLGLLRGDGVFETILVADKKPRELRPHLDRLARSAAMLELPAPDLAAFETAARAVIDNWAGGREIALKLVFTRGVDGDPAGTPTAFAIGMEIDEKVRRARAEGVAAVTLERGFGPEVAERAPWLLLGAKTVSYAVNMAALREAGRRGAQDVIFTAADGSVLEGPTSTVVLARERTLYTPPSTVGILPGTTQAALFRGAEKAGWTVKVEPFSAADLATADGVFLASSVRLVTRVHTLDGTALPGSAELHRELVAAYEGEY
- a CDS encoding ABC transporter ATP-binding protein → MIEFSQVTVTYDGASSPVLRGVDLVVEEGELCLVAGRTGVGKSTFLGAINGLVPHFTGGTLAGRVLVDGLDTATHPPRELASVVGVVGQDPLAGFVTDTVEEELAYAMEQLAVAPDVMRKRVEETLDLLGIAELRDRPLRTLSGGQQQRVAIGSVLTAHPRVLVLDEPTSALDPTAAEEVLAAITRLVHDLGTTVVVAEHRMERVAQYADRLLYLPGDGSVRSGPPAEVFADADVAPPIVELGRFAGWSPLPLSVRDARRRAGPLRERLSSVTRPAAAGVPAEDALTAQGVQVRYGGVAAVCGVDLRLGRGEVVALMGRNGSGKSSLLWALQGSGPRSGGTVDVLGADPASVRPRAARSRVGLVPQTPSDLLYLDSVAAECRQADVESGAAAGTARTLLDRLVSGVSAAANPRDLSEGQRLALVLAVQLAAAPPVVLLDEPTRGLDYPAKRHFASVLAALAAEDHAILLATHDVEFVAVAAHRVVVLAEGEVVADGPTADVVVSSPAFAPQVAKVLAPQEWLTVAEVEQALR
- a CDS encoding VanZ family protein; the protein is MGALLRAFWGIIPITAIALPYALLCWPLLAARRRRRSSGISLGHASATAAVDVTAVTIGALVLCLVIMPVGAASGSTLDLVPGADLSAALSDDGSLWQVVGNLLLLCPLGALAPLRLRRLRSLSRIALTALSSSVLVEATQFLIHSGRVTSTDDVLLNTIGATLGAALTRRGWRYFDVVPVVAIPQQVRRTVCNAPVRLRVPRSVWDTRYAGMSHRERR
- a CDS encoding ECF transporter S component, which translates into the protein MTDFLGPAVRIRLRTAAVLVLAVVLGLAMFCWPLFVSTPPSGHTADAPFIFMATLPVLILILLAELSSGGLDAKALALLGVLSAVDAALRPLGAGTGGIELVFFLLVLAGRVFGPGFGFVLGATSLFASALLTGGVGPWLPFQMLASSLVGLGAGLLPRGVRGRWEIALLAVYGVVAAYFYGLAMSMFTWPFLAGTSALDFVPGAPLGANLHRFLVFTVLTSTLGWDTGRAITNLVAILVLGPAILTILRRAARRAAFTRP
- a CDS encoding CbiQ family ECF transporter T component — encoded protein: MPGNARALHPGAWWVWALALAVAASRTTNPLLLTLVIAVAGFVVVNRRGDAPWALAFRVYALVAGVIVVSRVLFRILIGGEDGGHVLFTLPAIPLPAAAAGIELLGPTSAEELLGGFYDGLRLATIVLCVGAANALANPKRLLKAVPGALAEVSTAVTVALSVAPQLVESVQRVRRARRLRAARGRGLRFVKGVFVPVLADAMDRSLLLAAAMDSRGYGRRGYLAQRVRVLIATCVLAGLFGVAVGVYGVLDGSSSWLGVPMLVAGLAVASAGFVLGGRRIQRTAYRPDPWRLPETLVVLCGVASAGLLLAAPPAQLATSVSPPSWPTLPLLPTLAVLIAVLPAWLAPRPLPVAQVAR
- a CDS encoding asparaginase, which translates into the protein MTEPVLVEVERSGLVESVHRGSLVITAPDGSVIHEVGGVTSPVFPRSSTKPLQGVGMLRAGLDHDGADLALACGSHSGEAGHVERVAAMLAAAGLDESALACPPAYPLHEPTMHAATEPLRVTMNCSGKHAGMLATCVAAGWPTDGYEQSGHPLQKALADTVVELTGEPIATTGVDGCGAPLFAYSLTGLARAFGRLVRASAGSEELRVADAMRAHPWLVAGTDREDTALMGAVPGLLSKIGAEGVLAFALADGTAVALKMSDGAKRGCAPLAVAVLAYLGVDVSDLEALANPPVLGGGRPVGRLRVSWSAP
- a CDS encoding DUF3073 domain-containing protein, whose translation is MGRGRAKAKQTKVARELKYSSHDTDFDALQRELSSDSSPGNGHEDEDDNEDPYDDGYDEYRR
- a CDS encoding aerial mycelium formation protein, translating into MIEVRPGGRRRIDRVLAPGYLTGLGDLPLPVLRERRDEAAQEETDLSYLRRLLHARIDIVRAEQQRRSSGGVNSIVDQLATILADNALGPATGSGRHQQLEPSRAGEHRRHAEALIGDTDLTDVGTLSDGKLASALDTYATEESSVSTFRRQVQGVMDTLNAEIAGRYQRGSATVDELLDSELGRTEE